The following coding sequences are from one Paenibacillus sp. JDR-2 window:
- the ribD gene encoding bifunctional diaminohydroxyphosphoribosylaminopyrimidine deaminase/5-amino-6-(5-phosphoribosylamino)uracil reductase RibD, with the protein MEILNDSYYMSLALELAAKASGQTGINPVVGCVVVKDGRIIGVGTHLKRGTGHAEVHALQMAGDEAEGATVYVTLEPCSHYGKTPPCCERIINAKAARVVVATTDPNPQVAGRGIARLREEGIEVEVGLLEEQSRSMNEKFNKYITSRLPYVTLKTASTLDGKIASHTGDSRWITGSTAREQVHTLRHQHEAIMVGIGTLLADDPQLTTRAAVPAIHPVRIIVDSQLRLPLDARVVTDGLARTIVLASAKADPSREQALTEAGVEVIRCGDGEQVVLAEAMRKLGELEIGSILLEGGGKLNGAMLEAGLIDKIMIYMAVKIIGGLDSPGTFTFAGFEKMSEAIELDHVKVEMAGEDICISGYPVYGNE; encoded by the coding sequence GGAAATTTTAAACGATTCGTATTATATGAGTCTTGCTCTTGAACTCGCCGCTAAAGCCTCCGGGCAGACCGGCATTAATCCGGTTGTTGGCTGCGTTGTTGTGAAGGACGGACGGATTATTGGCGTTGGTACCCACCTTAAGCGGGGAACAGGTCACGCAGAGGTACACGCGCTGCAGATGGCCGGTGACGAAGCGGAAGGGGCAACGGTGTATGTAACCCTTGAGCCGTGCAGCCATTATGGCAAAACACCGCCATGCTGCGAGCGCATTATTAATGCAAAGGCTGCTCGTGTCGTTGTGGCGACCACTGATCCCAATCCGCAGGTTGCGGGCAGAGGGATCGCGCGTCTCCGGGAGGAAGGCATCGAAGTTGAGGTTGGTCTGCTTGAAGAACAATCCCGGAGCATGAACGAGAAATTCAACAAATACATTACGTCCCGGCTGCCTTATGTAACGTTAAAGACGGCAAGCACGCTGGATGGGAAAATTGCTTCCCATACGGGAGACAGCCGCTGGATTACGGGTTCTACCGCACGCGAGCAGGTGCATACGCTGCGCCACCAGCACGAGGCGATTATGGTGGGCATTGGTACTTTGCTTGCGGATGATCCTCAACTGACGACCCGCGCGGCTGTTCCCGCGATTCATCCGGTTCGGATTATTGTGGACAGTCAGCTTCGCCTGCCGCTGGATGCTAGAGTAGTGACGGACGGCTTAGCCCGCACGATTGTACTCGCATCTGCGAAGGCTGATCCTTCTCGAGAGCAGGCGCTGACCGAAGCCGGCGTCGAAGTCATCCGCTGCGGTGACGGAGAGCAGGTTGTTCTGGCTGAAGCAATGCGCAAGCTTGGCGAGCTGGAGATTGGTTCGATTCTGCTGGAGGGCGGCGGCAAACTTAACGGGGCTATGCTGGAAGCCGGATTAATCGATAAGATTATGATCTACATGGCAGTAAAGATTATCGGCGGGCTTGACTCCCCCGGCACCTTTACGTTCGCCGGGTTCGAGAAAATGTCGGAGGCCATTGAACTGGATCATGTGAAGGTGGAAATGGCAGGAGAAGATATTTGTATATCGGGATATCCTGTATACGGTAATGAATAG
- the ribE gene encoding riboflavin synthase has protein sequence MFTGLVEEVGTLRRVKKQGEAMVLTVEASKVTEGVALGDSISVNGVCLTVISFDRTSFDADVMPETYRKSNLHQLRPGQDVNLERAMLAGGRFGGHIVQGHVDGVGMITGRETDANAVVFAIRLSDDEMMRYVIPKGSITIDGISLTVVSTNATGFSVSVIPHTLGETALMNKKAGDSVNIECDVIGKYVDHLLHYKPAGSSGSSGRTESKLSAAFLSENGFL, from the coding sequence GTGTTTACCGGCCTGGTTGAGGAAGTTGGCACTTTAAGACGGGTTAAGAAACAAGGCGAAGCGATGGTTCTGACGGTAGAAGCTTCAAAGGTTACGGAAGGGGTTGCCCTTGGCGACAGCATTTCCGTAAACGGCGTGTGTTTAACCGTCATTTCCTTCGACCGGACATCGTTTGATGCGGATGTCATGCCGGAGACATACCGGAAGTCCAATCTGCATCAGCTCCGCCCGGGCCAGGACGTGAATCTGGAGCGGGCAATGCTGGCCGGAGGCCGATTCGGCGGTCACATCGTGCAGGGGCATGTCGACGGAGTTGGCATGATCACCGGCCGGGAGACGGATGCGAATGCGGTTGTGTTCGCCATTCGGCTGTCTGACGACGAAATGATGCGGTATGTCATTCCTAAGGGTTCTATTACGATTGATGGGATCAGCTTAACGGTGGTCAGTACCAATGCCACAGGCTTCTCGGTATCGGTGATCCCGCATACCTTGGGGGAAACCGCGCTGATGAACAAGAAAGCCGGCGATTCGGTCAATATCGAATGCGATGTCATCGGCAAATACGTCGATCATCTTCTGCATTACAAACCCGCCGGCAGTTCAGGTTCTTCCGGGCGGACGGAATCAAAGCTTAGCGCAGCCTTTTTAAGCGAGAATGGTTTTCTATAA
- the ribB gene encoding 3,4-dihydroxy-2-butanone-4-phosphate synthase, with product MNRQELELQENVFDSMEAALEDLKAGKPIIVVDDEDRENEGDLIALAETASPEVINFMITEARGLVCVPITRERAEQLDLPPMVQHNTDYHGTAFTVSVDHVSTTTGISAYERSQTVKSLIDPTTKATDFRKPGHIFPLVAKDGGVIRRAGHTEAGIDLARMCGSEPAAVICEIIKEDGTMARLPDLIAFKEKHNLKLITIQGMIAYRNAKEKLVDRIVEVDMPTDFGNFRAIAFSNQADGKEHIAYVKGRIDPEKPVLVRVHSECLTGDVFHSHRCQCGPQLQSALEQINEEGSGILLYMRQDSQELVNKLKNYSQLDQGGDKKDAKPKMDLRDYGVGAQILRDLGVRQMRLLTNNPRKIRGLEGHGIEIVERVPIEIREAGKK from the coding sequence ATGAATAGACAAGAGCTGGAACTGCAAGAAAATGTGTTTGACTCGATGGAAGCCGCGCTGGAGGATTTGAAAGCAGGCAAGCCGATTATCGTAGTAGACGACGAAGACCGCGAGAACGAGGGGGATTTGATTGCCCTGGCGGAGACCGCGTCTCCTGAAGTTATTAATTTCATGATTACGGAAGCACGCGGCCTGGTCTGTGTCCCTATTACGCGGGAACGCGCCGAGCAGCTTGATCTGCCGCCGATGGTCCAGCATAATACGGATTACCATGGCACAGCCTTTACGGTATCCGTGGATCACGTATCCACGACGACGGGTATCTCAGCCTATGAACGCTCGCAGACGGTCAAATCATTGATTGACCCAACGACGAAAGCAACGGATTTCCGCAAGCCGGGACATATTTTCCCGCTGGTTGCGAAGGATGGCGGCGTCATTCGCCGCGCGGGCCATACGGAAGCCGGAATCGACCTTGCCCGCATGTGCGGCTCGGAGCCTGCGGCAGTCATTTGCGAGATTATTAAAGAGGATGGGACGATGGCCCGTCTTCCGGATCTGATCGCATTCAAAGAGAAGCATAACCTGAAGCTGATCACCATCCAAGGAATGATTGCTTACCGCAACGCCAAGGAAAAGCTTGTTGACCGCATCGTAGAGGTTGATATGCCGACGGACTTCGGGAATTTCCGGGCGATTGCCTTCTCTAATCAGGCAGACGGCAAAGAGCATATCGCGTATGTCAAAGGCCGGATAGATCCGGAGAAGCCTGTGCTTGTCCGCGTTCATTCGGAATGCCTGACAGGGGATGTCTTCCATTCACACCGCTGCCAATGCGGGCCGCAGCTGCAGTCGGCGCTTGAGCAAATCAATGAAGAAGGCAGCGGCATTCTTCTTTACATGCGTCAGGACAGTCAAGAGCTTGTAAATAAGCTGAAGAATTATTCCCAGCTCGATCAGGGCGGGGACAAAAAAGATGCCAAGCCTAAGATGGATCTTCGCGATTACGGCGTGGGGGCACAAATACTGCGAGACCTTGGCGTCCGCCAGATGCGGCTGCTCACGAATAACCCGCGCAAGATCAGAGGCCTCGAAGGCCATGGAATCGAGATCGTTGAACGGGTGCCGATTGAAATCCGCGAAGCCGGCAAGAAGTAA
- the ribE gene encoding 6,7-dimethyl-8-ribityllumazine synthase, whose translation MPNVFEASVVSEGLRFGVVVGRFNEFISGKLLSGALDGFKRHGAQDNDVDIAWVPGAFEIPLIAQKMAESGKYDAVITLGAVIRGSTPHFDYVCNEAAKGVAAIALKTGVPTIFGVLTVDSIEQAIERAGTKAGNKGYEAAVSAIEMANLSKLLHN comes from the coding sequence ATGCCAAACGTATTTGAAGCAAGCGTAGTATCGGAAGGACTTAGATTTGGGGTAGTTGTTGGACGTTTTAACGAATTTATCTCGGGTAAGCTGCTCAGCGGTGCGCTTGACGGCTTCAAACGCCATGGCGCGCAAGACAACGATGTGGATATCGCTTGGGTACCGGGCGCATTTGAAATTCCTCTTATCGCGCAAAAAATGGCGGAAAGCGGAAAGTACGATGCCGTTATCACGCTTGGCGCCGTTATCCGGGGATCAACTCCGCACTTTGATTACGTGTGCAACGAAGCTGCGAAAGGCGTTGCCGCAATCGCCCTGAAAACAGGCGTGCCAACGATTTTTGGCGTATTGACGGTGGATTCGATCGAGCAAGCCATTGAGCGTGCGGGCACAAAAGCCGGAAATAAAGGCTATGAAGCGGCTGTTTCTGCAATAGAGATGGCAAATTTGTCGAAATTACTGCATAATTAG
- a CDS encoding segregation and condensation protein A: MTMHYKLESFEGPLDLLLHLIDKSEIDIHEVSISEITDQYMDYLNAMKELELELTSEFLVMAATLLAIKSNQLLPKPPVFEDFYEEWPDDGLDPRDELIQKLVEYRKFKQIAEQLREKELERSLIYSREPDDMTPYMKEEIVNPLEGLHISDLIAAFQRALRRAARRNIVATVQRDEISVKDRIRDIVEVLKQFEIVRFSRLIRENMNKHEVVVTFLAILELMKMKHIRCFQHQLFDDIVIHWRGEAADNGLSEVEIDY, encoded by the coding sequence GTGACGATGCATTACAAGTTGGAATCCTTTGAAGGACCGCTCGATTTGCTGCTTCATCTTATCGATAAGTCAGAAATCGACATCCATGAGGTTTCGATTAGTGAAATAACGGATCAATACATGGATTACTTAAATGCGATGAAGGAATTGGAGCTGGAGCTGACAAGCGAATTCCTTGTTATGGCGGCAACGCTGCTTGCCATCAAGAGCAATCAGCTGCTGCCCAAACCTCCCGTCTTCGAGGACTTCTATGAAGAATGGCCGGATGACGGCCTTGATCCGAGGGACGAGCTTATTCAGAAGCTGGTCGAATATCGTAAATTCAAGCAAATTGCAGAGCAGCTTCGGGAGAAGGAACTGGAGCGCAGCCTTATTTATTCCCGCGAGCCGGATGATATGACGCCGTATATGAAAGAAGAGATCGTCAATCCGCTTGAGGGCTTGCATATCTCCGATCTGATTGCCGCATTCCAGCGGGCGCTGCGCAGAGCGGCGCGCCGCAACATCGTGGCAACCGTGCAACGGGATGAAATCTCGGTTAAGGACCGGATTCGGGATATTGTTGAAGTCCTGAAGCAGTTCGAGATCGTACGGTTCTCCCGTCTGATCCGCGAGAATATGAACAAGCATGAGGTTGTTGTGACGTTCCTTGCTATTCTGGAGTTGATGAAGATGAAACATATTCGCTGCTTCCAGCATCAGCTGTTTGATGATATCGTCATTCATTGGAGAGGAGAAGCGGCGGACAATGGATTATCCGAAGTTGAAATCGATTATTGA
- the scpB gene encoding SMC-Scp complex subunit ScpB, which produces MDYPKLKSIIEGLLFMAGDEGLNKRQLADILQLEADLAADLVYDLHRDLAREQRGVQVTEVAGAYRMTTNPDHATYFERMAYTPTRSQLSQAALETLSIVAYRQPITRIDIEEIRGVKSDRAIQSLVSKDLIEEVGRAEAIGRPILYGTTKSFLDYFGLPNIKALPEPKQVDIEEALEEQTQMLFERLGERQTTIDEFIPVHEDKE; this is translated from the coding sequence ATGGATTATCCGAAGTTGAAATCGATTATTGAAGGCCTGTTGTTTATGGCAGGCGACGAAGGACTAAACAAACGGCAGCTAGCCGATATTTTGCAGCTTGAAGCTGATCTGGCGGCCGATCTTGTGTACGATCTTCACAGGGATTTGGCTCGCGAGCAGCGCGGGGTGCAGGTAACGGAGGTAGCCGGGGCATACCGGATGACTACGAATCCGGACCACGCCACCTACTTTGAGCGCATGGCGTATACGCCGACGCGTTCCCAGCTGTCGCAGGCAGCGCTTGAGACCTTGTCCATTGTGGCTTATCGCCAGCCGATTACCCGTATCGACATTGAGGAGATCCGGGGCGTCAAGAGCGACCGGGCGATTCAATCGCTTGTGTCCAAGGATTTAATTGAGGAGGTCGGACGGGCCGAGGCAATCGGCAGGCCGATTTTGTACGGAACAACGAAATCATTCCTGGATTATTTTGGATTGCCGAATATTAAAGCCTTGCCGGAACCTAAACAAGTCGATATCGAAGAGGCGCTCGAGGAACAGACGCAAATGCTGTTCGAGCGTTTGGGCGAACGCCAAACAACGATTGACGAGTTTATTCCGGTTCATGAAGACAAGGAATAA
- a CDS encoding methionine ABC transporter ATP-binding protein, producing MIELLDIRKTYGNSVEAVKNISLTINKGEIFGIIGHSGAGKSTLLRCVNLLERPTSGTVKVGEVELTRLSSTQLQKERRRIGMIFQHFNLLSMATVRDNIAFPLELAKMPRAAVKQRVDELLKLVGLEQHADKYPAQLSGGQKQRVGIARALANNPDVLLCDEATSALDPQTTNAILSLLMDINQKLGITILLITHEMHVIRSICDRVAVIDGGEIVEMGDVLDVFLKPQHSITKDFVSQIADSFDPRELIDTRSGRLIKINYVGEITYEPLLFNAVKSTSVQFTILQGTVSRMKNTPYGQLVIEFIGDNGEIDRVLDELRAKGLEVGDLK from the coding sequence CTGATTGAGCTTCTGGACATAAGAAAAACTTACGGAAATAGCGTGGAAGCTGTTAAAAATATAAGCCTGACCATTAATAAAGGTGAAATATTCGGCATTATCGGACATTCCGGGGCAGGCAAGAGCACCTTGCTCCGTTGCGTGAATTTGCTGGAGCGCCCAACATCGGGGACGGTTAAGGTAGGCGAAGTGGAGCTGACCCGGCTGTCGTCCACGCAGCTGCAGAAGGAACGCCGCAGAATCGGAATGATTTTTCAGCACTTTAATCTCTTGTCGATGGCGACTGTTCGCGATAATATCGCGTTTCCGCTTGAGCTTGCGAAGATGCCAAGGGCTGCAGTAAAGCAACGGGTAGACGAGCTGCTTAAGCTGGTAGGGCTGGAGCAGCATGCGGATAAATATCCGGCGCAGCTCTCGGGTGGCCAGAAGCAGCGCGTGGGGATCGCCAGAGCGCTGGCGAACAATCCTGATGTGCTGCTGTGCGACGAGGCTACCTCGGCGCTTGATCCGCAGACGACAAACGCGATTTTGTCGCTTCTGATGGACATTAATCAAAAGCTGGGCATCACGATTCTGCTTATTACGCACGAGATGCATGTCATCCGCTCGATCTGTGACCGCGTTGCCGTTATTGACGGCGGCGAGATCGTCGAGATGGGGGATGTTCTGGATGTCTTCCTGAAGCCGCAGCATTCGATTACGAAGGATTTCGTCAGCCAGATTGCGGACTCCTTCGATCCGCGTGAGCTTATTGATACGAGGAGCGGCCGTCTCATCAAAATCAATTACGTTGGCGAGATTACGTACGAGCCGCTTTTGTTTAACGCGGTCAAATCAACCTCCGTTCAGTTTACGATCCTGCAAGGAACCGTCTCCCGCATGAAGAATACGCCTTACGGACAGCTGGTCATCGAGTTTATCGGCGATAACGGAGAGATTGACAGGGTGCTTGACGAGCTTCGGGCGAAAGGGCTGGAAGTAGGTGATTTGAAATGA
- a CDS encoding methionine ABC transporter permease has translation MMLKQKIDWSQVRWEDIWPATKDTLTMIGASLIFTVILGLLIGIILFLTSRKQLLEQPIVYGLLSFVVNILRSVPFVILMILIMPMTKILTGTTLGVQGTIPPLVVAAAPFFARLVETSLREVDKGVIEAAQAMGASRWDIVRRVLLLEARPGLLAGITITAVTLVSYTAMAGVIGGGGLGDLALRYGYQRFQLSVMIVTVAMLIILVQLLQMVGDHLVRRFSRK, from the coding sequence ATGATGCTGAAGCAGAAGATTGACTGGAGCCAGGTGCGCTGGGAAGATATTTGGCCGGCAACCAAAGACACCTTGACGATGATTGGCGCTTCGCTGATATTTACCGTCATTCTCGGCTTGTTAATCGGGATCATACTTTTCTTGACTTCCCGAAAACAGCTGCTTGAACAGCCTATCGTGTACGGTTTGTTATCGTTTGTAGTTAATATCCTGCGATCGGTACCGTTTGTCATTCTAATGATTCTGATTATGCCGATGACAAAGATTCTGACCGGTACGACCCTAGGCGTACAGGGCACGATTCCGCCGCTTGTTGTTGCGGCAGCGCCGTTTTTCGCCAGACTGGTGGAAACATCTCTCCGCGAAGTGGACAAAGGCGTTATCGAAGCAGCGCAGGCGATGGGCGCTTCCAGATGGGATATCGTCAGACGCGTCCTGCTGCTTGAAGCAAGACCGGGCTTGCTGGCGGGAATTACGATTACGGCGGTAACGCTTGTGTCTTATACGGCTATGGCCGGCGTTATTGGCGGCGGCGGTCTCGGTGATCTTGCCCTGCGCTACGGTTATCAAAGATTCCAGCTTAGCGTTATGATCGTAACGGTAGCCATGCTCATTATTTTGGTTCAACTCCTGCAGATGGTAGGCGACCATTTGGTTCGCCGGTTTAGCCGGAAGTAA
- a CDS encoding MetQ/NlpA family ABC transporter substrate-binding protein — protein MKKFGFILLALTLVIALSACGAKKEESNTNNTSAGNGGNEVKEVTLKVGATPVPHAEILNFIKPALKEQGINLEVVEFNDYVQPNTRLYEKELDANFFQHTPYLDQFNKDKGYDLVSVAGVHIEPMGAYSKKIKSADELKDGAKVVIPNDPTNGGRALQLLAANNVIKLKDGVGVAATVHDITENPKNLKITEVEAATLPRVLGEVDLALINSNFALEADLVPSKDAIFIEGSDSPYVNILVARPDNKDSDAMKKLAAALQSPDVKKFIEDKYAGAIVPAFK, from the coding sequence ATGAAGAAATTTGGTTTTATCCTGCTTGCCCTTACGCTTGTCATTGCGTTATCCGCATGCGGCGCTAAGAAGGAAGAGAGCAATACGAACAACACTTCTGCCGGCAATGGCGGCAATGAAGTAAAAGAAGTAACCTTGAAGGTTGGCGCAACTCCGGTGCCGCACGCGGAAATTCTTAATTTCATCAAGCCTGCTTTGAAGGAACAAGGCATTAATCTTGAAGTTGTAGAATTCAACGATTATGTTCAACCGAATACGCGACTGTACGAGAAAGAACTGGACGCAAACTTCTTCCAGCATACGCCGTACCTTGACCAATTCAACAAAGACAAGGGTTATGATCTTGTAAGCGTTGCGGGCGTTCACATTGAGCCAATGGGCGCTTATTCCAAAAAAATCAAAAGCGCGGATGAACTGAAAGACGGCGCTAAAGTGGTAATTCCAAACGACCCGACAAACGGAGGCCGTGCGCTTCAACTGCTTGCTGCTAATAATGTTATCAAGCTGAAAGACGGCGTTGGCGTTGCAGCTACCGTGCACGACATTACCGAAAATCCGAAAAACCTGAAAATTACCGAGGTAGAAGCCGCTACTCTTCCGCGCGTTTTGGGAGAAGTCGATCTTGCTCTGATCAACTCCAACTTTGCGCTCGAAGCGGATCTTGTTCCTTCGAAGGATGCTATCTTCATCGAAGGCAGCGATTCGCCTTACGTAAATATTCTGGTTGCCCGTCCGGACAACAAAGATTCCGACGCCATGAAGAAACTGGCTGCGGCTTTGCAATCCCCGGATGTGAAGAAATTTATCGAAGACAAATATGCGGGCGCGATTGTTCCCGCGTTTAAATAA
- a CDS encoding DUF2953 domain-containing protein, translating into MIGYPYVWVLAAGLIIVLFLLIALVSPVVIQGEMRRDGENDDIEINFKALFGLLRYKLKIRSIDFSGKAIRLHEHLMGTSIGMSSKDEKNDEIDTHRVMVGIEKYKRAAALTYNLSHWAKQTLAKVRLEEWKWFSYVGTGDAMWTAMATGALWSVKTTTLGVLSQFVKLSAEPRVEVQPVYAHTCFRTEWTCIAKIGLGNAIMAGLHLLVRLRNAKEGVQAWRSLLFKA; encoded by the coding sequence ATGATCGGTTATCCGTATGTTTGGGTACTCGCGGCCGGTCTCATTATTGTGCTTTTCCTTCTCATTGCCTTGGTATCGCCGGTTGTGATCCAAGGAGAGATGAGACGCGATGGGGAAAATGACGACATCGAGATCAATTTCAAGGCGCTCTTCGGATTATTGCGCTATAAGCTGAAGATACGTTCAATTGATTTCAGCGGCAAGGCGATCCGTCTGCATGAGCATTTAATGGGTACAAGCATCGGCATGAGCAGCAAGGACGAGAAGAATGATGAAATTGACACTCACCGCGTAATGGTTGGAATCGAGAAATATAAGCGCGCCGCCGCATTGACGTACAACCTCTCTCATTGGGCGAAGCAAACGTTAGCAAAGGTCAGGCTGGAGGAGTGGAAATGGTTCAGCTACGTAGGCACGGGTGATGCGATGTGGACGGCAATGGCGACAGGCGCGCTGTGGTCGGTAAAAACAACGACCTTGGGTGTGTTGTCCCAATTTGTGAAGCTGAGTGCCGAGCCGAGAGTGGAGGTGCAGCCTGTGTATGCGCATACTTGCTTCCGAACAGAATGGACCTGTATCGCCAAGATTGGTTTAGGCAATGCCATCATGGCAGGCCTGCACCTGCTTGTTCGCCTAAGGAATGCAAAAGAAGGCGTCCAGGCTTGGCGAAGCTTGCTGTTTAAAGCATAA
- the ytfJ gene encoding GerW family sporulation protein — MPEHPIQGLMQTAMENIKEMVDVNTIVGDPVQTPDGSIIMPISKVGFGFVAGGSDIRFDGSASHDHSSSSDGHNQHNAGAAGPFGGGSGGGVSITPIAFLVVGTHGVKIVPLDNQTHLMERIIDSAPVVFDKVQHMFRTSAGKHEHDYITDGNDTLI, encoded by the coding sequence ATGCCAGAACATCCGATTCAAGGCCTCATGCAGACCGCAATGGAAAATATCAAAGAGATGGTCGACGTCAATACGATTGTCGGCGATCCTGTTCAAACGCCGGATGGCAGCATCATTATGCCGATCTCGAAGGTAGGTTTCGGCTTCGTGGCTGGCGGCAGCGATATCCGCTTCGACGGCTCTGCCTCGCATGATCACTCTTCGTCATCTGACGGCCATAACCAACATAATGCCGGGGCTGCAGGGCCGTTTGGCGGCGGCAGCGGCGGGGGCGTCTCGATTACGCCAATTGCTTTTCTTGTGGTTGGTACGCACGGCGTGAAGATTGTACCGCTTGATAACCAAACGCATCTGATGGAGCGCATTATCGATTCGGCTCCTGTCGTATTCGATAAAGTGCAGCATATGTTCAGGACATCAGCCGGCAAACACGAACACGACTATATCACAGATGGTAACGACACCCTCATCTAG
- a CDS encoding D-alanyl-D-alanine carboxypeptidase family protein, producing the protein MIGRQLRRIGIALWAASLIWGTSFTASVYAAPNPYHTSANGSALVDVKSGRILYSENGDQSMRIASLTKIMTAIVAIEHGKLSERVKTSSRAVGKEGSSIYLQLGEEMTLLNMLYGLMLRSGNDAATAIAEHVGGSEEGFVHLMNEKAEMLGLTHTQFKNPHGLDVEGHYSSANDLAKLTAYALRNPVFAEIVSTKVKSVPNPHEKWQYSWTNKNKMLAMYEGADGVKTGYTKKALRCLVSSATRDGQQLAAVTLNDRDDWVDHRQMLDWGFKHYPLMEVASKGQTIAGYPLAVGNSFYYPLAEEERGSLQSRLIVLDMATMNYKLGERGALEWYLNDQKIGSIPVYDIGSARMSLPERKPMSDAALLLDYKKASREHESFIHSITAVIGALF; encoded by the coding sequence GTGATAGGAAGACAGCTTCGCCGGATAGGAATCGCCTTATGGGCAGCAAGTTTGATTTGGGGGACAAGCTTTACGGCATCCGTGTACGCGGCACCAAATCCTTATCACACTAGCGCGAACGGTTCGGCGCTGGTTGATGTGAAATCGGGTAGAATTCTGTATAGCGAAAATGGAGACCAATCGATGCGGATAGCCAGTCTGACAAAAATCATGACTGCAATAGTCGCAATCGAGCATGGTAAGCTGTCAGAGCGAGTGAAGACGAGCAGCAGAGCGGTTGGCAAAGAGGGCTCTTCCATTTATCTGCAGCTGGGTGAGGAAATGACCCTTCTCAATATGCTGTATGGACTTATGCTGCGTTCAGGCAATGATGCGGCAACGGCAATCGCCGAGCATGTAGGAGGCTCGGAAGAAGGCTTTGTCCATCTCATGAACGAGAAAGCCGAGATGCTTGGTTTAACGCATACCCAATTCAAAAACCCGCATGGTCTGGATGTAGAAGGACACTATTCATCTGCCAATGACCTTGCCAAACTGACGGCATACGCGCTTCGGAATCCGGTATTTGCTGAAATCGTGAGCACCAAGGTCAAAAGCGTCCCGAATCCTCATGAGAAGTGGCAATACAGCTGGACGAACAAAAACAAAATGCTGGCTATGTATGAGGGTGCGGATGGCGTTAAGACCGGTTATACCAAAAAAGCGCTGCGTTGTCTGGTCAGCTCGGCGACGCGAGACGGACAGCAACTAGCTGCCGTAACGTTGAATGACCGGGATGATTGGGTAGACCACCGTCAAATGCTGGACTGGGGCTTTAAGCATTATCCGCTGATGGAAGTGGCAAGCAAGGGCCAGACGATTGCCGGATACCCGTTAGCGGTGGGGAATTCTTTCTATTATCCGTTAGCCGAAGAGGAACGGGGCAGTCTGCAATCCCGGCTGATCGTTCTTGATATGGCAACGATGAACTATAAGCTCGGGGAACGCGGCGCGCTTGAATGGTATTTGAACGATCAGAAAATCGGATCCATTCCCGTATATGACATCGGAAGCGCAAGAATGAGCTTGCCGGAGCGCAAGCCGATGTCGGATGCCGCATTGCTTCTTGATTATAAAAAAGCTTCCAGAGAGCATGAAAGCTTCATACATTCGATAACTGCTGTTATCGGTGCACTATTTTGA
- a CDS encoding nucleoside recognition domain-containing protein, with protein sequence MVNWIWLFFIVISVVVAAINGRIDAVTQAAFDGAKSGVTISFGLISIMVFWLGMMRIAEDAGVLKKMAKLLSPVVRWLFPDVPANHPAMGYIMSNLSANLFGLGNAATPMGIKAMQELQKLNPDQETATPAMCTLLALNTSSITLVPTTLIAIRMNYGSANPAEIVGTTLAATFVATGAAILADRWYRRRSGPPPANKLTSGKTSGKALPAHTTMDPPISAVTAVKGGGDIV encoded by the coding sequence ATGGTGAACTGGATATGGTTGTTTTTTATTGTTATAAGCGTGGTTGTGGCGGCTATTAACGGTCGGATTGACGCAGTGACGCAGGCGGCGTTCGATGGCGCTAAATCGGGAGTAACCATCAGCTTCGGGCTAATCAGCATTATGGTATTTTGGCTGGGGATGATGCGGATTGCGGAGGATGCAGGGGTGCTGAAAAAGATGGCCAAGCTGTTGAGTCCGGTTGTCAGATGGTTATTTCCGGACGTTCCGGCCAATCATCCCGCGATGGGCTATATCATGAGCAACCTAAGCGCTAATCTGTTCGGATTAGGCAACGCCGCCACACCAATGGGGATTAAAGCGATGCAGGAGCTGCAAAAGCTTAATCCCGATCAGGAGACGGCAACACCGGCTATGTGCACCCTTCTGGCGTTAAATACGTCCAGTATTACGCTTGTTCCTACAACATTAATTGCAATCCGGATGAATTACGGTTCGGCTAACCCTGCGGAAATTGTCGGTACAACGCTTGCGGCAACATTTGTTGCGACAGGCGCCGCTATTCTTGCGGACCGATGGTACCGCAGGAGGTCTGGGCCGCCTCCGGCAAATAAATTGACTTCAGGTAAAACGTCCGGCAAGGCCTTGCCGGCTCATACCACAATGGATCCTCCAATTTCGGCTGTCACGGCAGTTAAGGGGGGTGGCGATATTGTTTGA